In Deinococcus sp. QL22, the following are encoded in one genomic region:
- a CDS encoding ABC transporter substrate-binding protein produces the protein MRIHSSSTKTLLASLLIATLPALIAPAQARTLAEIKASGVLRLATSADFEPFNFMQGGAPAGFEVDLGEAVARDMGLKVVWVVRPFDGLLRDVNDRSDQIDAVLASHAITSTRVQTVDFSRPTYCTGGVILTRKGGPITSKALAGKNLGAEAGSTYFGFLRKLTFGKTIQVYPNSTAVLQAVATGQVDAIATDRFAALDAVKTFSKANLVIGETLWKEQVAIVVRKGNTELRQALNASLNKLDLNGTHTQLGRKYFGQDIGC, from the coding sequence ATGCGAATCCATTCCAGTTCGACCAAAACCCTGCTTGCCAGTCTACTCATCGCCACTTTACCCGCACTGATCGCGCCTGCACAGGCCCGTACCCTCGCTGAAATCAAGGCCAGCGGCGTCCTGCGCCTCGCCACCAGTGCCGATTTCGAACCCTTCAACTTTATGCAGGGAGGCGCACCCGCCGGATTCGAGGTGGACTTGGGCGAGGCGGTGGCCCGCGATATGGGCCTGAAAGTGGTCTGGGTGGTGCGTCCCTTTGACGGCCTGCTGCGCGACGTGAACGACAGAAGTGACCAGATTGACGCGGTACTGGCCTCGCACGCCATCACCAGTACGCGGGTGCAAACGGTGGATTTTTCGCGGCCCACCTACTGCACGGGCGGCGTCATCCTGACGCGCAAGGGCGGCCCCATAACCAGTAAGGCTCTGGCAGGCAAAAACTTAGGCGCAGAGGCGGGCAGCACCTACTTCGGCTTTCTGCGTAAGCTGACTTTTGGAAAGACCATTCAGGTCTACCCCAACAGTACGGCGGTGCTTCAGGCGGTAGCCACTGGGCAGGTGGACGCGATAGCCACCGACAGATTTGCTGCGCTAGACGCCGTAAAGACCTTCAGCAAGGCCAATCTGGTTATCGGTGAAACCCTCTGGAAAGAGCAGGTGGCCATCGTGGTTCGCAAAGGCAATACCGAATTGCGTCAGGCCCTCAACGCCTCCCTGAACAAGCTTGATCTCAACGGCACGCACACACAACTGGGCCGAAAATACTTCGGGCAGGATATCGGCTGCTGA
- a CDS encoding DUF4258 domain-containing protein, with protein MDAKRVGSSAPSSSAPSTKEVQSGTDLLALRAQLARAEKAARRAPTPVPVRPAQMNAKPVKPQREVELAGVATDDFSLARAHAKLREAVYEGQYHVCAHAIGHARAEGFLEHDIMQVLLAGRVRAVYPEDRRWLVCGYFEACGVALPLHVVVQHPYGTIGPDDAVLDIVTAFVPKHPHHIISRARLAVMLRYDDEQIRSRTAQVGNRAGHRSKGKWKRSA; from the coding sequence ATGGATGCAAAGCGTGTGGGAAGCTCTGCCCCGTCTTCATCAGCGCCGTCCACCAAAGAAGTGCAGAGCGGCACAGACCTTCTGGCCCTGCGTGCCCAACTTGCACGCGCCGAAAAAGCCGCCCGCCGTGCGCCCACGCCCGTTCCGGTGCGGCCTGCGCAGATGAATGCCAAGCCCGTGAAACCTCAGCGTGAGGTGGAGTTGGCAGGCGTTGCCACCGATGATTTCTCGTTGGCCCGCGCCCATGCCAAGCTGCGCGAAGCCGTGTACGAGGGCCAGTACCATGTGTGCGCCCACGCCATCGGGCACGCCCGCGCCGAAGGGTTTCTGGAACACGACATCATGCAGGTGCTGCTGGCCGGGCGCGTGCGGGCCGTGTACCCCGAAGACCGCCGCTGGCTGGTGTGCGGCTACTTCGAGGCGTGCGGCGTGGCTCTGCCGCTGCATGTGGTGGTGCAGCACCCGTATGGCACAATCGGCCCAGACGATGCCGTACTGGATATCGTGACTGCCTTCGTGCCCAAGCACCCGCACCACATCATCAGCCGCGCCCGTCTGGCCGTGATGCTGCGCTACGACGACGAGCAGATTCGCAGCCGCACCGCGCAGGTCGGCAACCGCGCAGGCCACCGCAGCAAAGGGAAGTGGAAACGGAGCGCCTAG